Genomic segment of Panicum virgatum strain AP13 chromosome 2K, P.virgatum_v5, whole genome shotgun sequence:
GGAGCCGAAGGTCACCTTCTCGAGCAGCGCCTCGGAGCCGGTGATTAGCGGCAAGCCGTAACTCACGAATTGGACGGCGAGCATGGCGTCGGACACGTACGGCGCCACGTCGGTGTGGAACTTGAGGTAGCGCAGCTGGCTGagcgaggcggcgacggcgaccgacAGCACCGCGATGCACAGGGCGCCGTTGATGACTCTGCCGGAACCCGCGCCCCTCCACTGCTTCTGGTACATGACCGGCAGCGCCTCGAGCTTCACCGCGGCGAAATGCAGCGGGTCGCCGGCGCTTCTTGTGCTGGTTATGTGAACCTTCGCCGTCGAGCCGATGAGCCGGTAAGTGGTCGTCGGCGGGTACTCGACCTTCACCTCGACGGAGCAGTCCATCCCTTCCTCGAGGTCCCTGCTCGTCGACACATTGCGCCCCGGGAACCGGACATCCCGGCAGCCGATGAGGAACATGCGGCCGTCCTCTGGGTTGTACACGCCCTCCAGCGACAAAGCAGTCGTCCAGCCGAAACCGAAAGGCTTCCCGACGATCCTGAGCTCGGCAGACACGTTCAGCAGCTGTGGCTGTCCCGAGCCAGCAGCAGGTTCCTCGTCGGGTTGGCCTGACACgcccggcggcgccatggacgaGCCGTGCCAAAATGACGGCGGCGTGATCGGCCCGACCGCCTGCTCGACGGAAAGCATCTCCAGGAAAAGCACGGGCCGCTCGATCCATTCCGATGGAAACATATCCGGCAGGGCGGTGAACCGGAGCATAAGCTCGTCGCCGAGACGGAACAGGCTCGTCacttcgtcgccgccggtgGTGTCCTTGTTCGGATAGGATAAGGACAGCGACTTGGCGACGATGTCGCGGGCGTTGAACGCCGAGCCGCTCCTCCGAAGAAACTCGCCGGCCTGCTCGACTTTTGTGTAGTTGTACGCCATGCGGAAGGGGAACACGTCGGACAGGCCCCAGAGCCGCACTGAGGGCACCCGTTGCTCGAGCATCAGCGGGGGGCGGGtctgctcctcgccgccgccggcgttgaTGGTGGTGATGCGTCCGAGCATTATGCTGCGGCGGGTGATCGAGAACGTGGTTGGGATGTAGAGGCACACACGGTAGCGGCACGcgttcctgccgccgccgccgccgccgccgaggcatCCCACTATGCAGGCCTGGCCCGCCGTGGCCTTCCACACGCCCTCGACGGCGAGCGTCCTGCTGTCCAGGCTGGTGCGCTTGACCGCCGTGAGCCGGTGCTCCCGTGGAGACAGCGCCCGGAACACGGCCGACACCCTCGCGGAGTACTTGCTGCCATCCGCGTCGCTCGACGGGTGGCACCGGACGTCCTGCAGTGCGACGGCCAACGCCTCGCCAGCTCCatccgccgccgtgccggcctCGGAGGAAGGCCCAGGCCATCGGCACGGCTGGTCCGTCGAGCTGCACTGCCAGGGTGCGGCAACGGTGGCGAAGCGATTGAGGACCTCGCACAACGAGATGCCCCTGTGCAGCTCGCCGGAATGGTTCTCCACGGCCACCGCGTCGCTTGCCGGCCAGGGACTGCACGCCATGGCAACCAGCTCGTCCGACTGGAACCGGTACCCCATGTTGTACGCGCTAACCTTTGACATCAGCCGGACAGTGTCGAAATAGGCGGCGTCCGACACGGCATTGGTGCTCCACATCTCGCCGTGCACGGCTCGGGTTGTCAGCGTAAGCCACTTTGGGTACCTTACCACGAGCATAATGTTGTTGTCGGCGATGACCGGCGGCCGAAGGTTGCTCCGGCCAGAGATCCGGCCCCAATTCGACGAGCCGGCGCCATCGTCGGCGCTGCTGCGCGTGGGGACTGGGGAGAACGGCGCTCCCGACCATGCACAGCACCCTCTCGCCGTCGCCCTCCATTCTTTCCGTGTAGACACCTTCGAAGGGAATCTTGAGCTTGGTGCTGCCCGGCAGAATCTCCAACTCCGGCGACGCGGCGGGTGCGCGCACCCCGGGCCTGATCTCGTCGCCGGCACTCTCCCGGGCGATGGAAAGCACGAGGACGCCGCTGACGTTGACGGCGGTCGGGCCAACGCGCTCCATGTCAACGTGCGTGAGCACAAAGGTCGCGAGCCGCTGAGGGTCCGGCAGCACGCGGCCGCCTGCCGCCACGTCGCTGCCGTCGAACGGCAGCAGGGGCGCGTGGCCGGCGTCCTGCTGCCGCCAGTCACCCTTCTCGAAGGACAGCTTGCGCTCGAGCTCTTGTCGGAAAAAGGCTTCGCGCTCCGGGTGATAACgtagctcgacggcggcggagagcaCGGGCTGGCATTGGCGCTGGACGTCGGTGAAGCGGCGGTAGCCATGAGCCCCGTCGCCGTTCCGGCCTTGTGATGGCTCGAACGGCGAGCAGGACGACAGGGCGCAcaggcacagcagcagcaagccGTGGAACTGCAAACCTGGGAACATATCGACTGCCCCTGCTGCTAAGAGATGTGGCTGGTATCAGAAAGCTATAGACACCTACAGATTTCAGACAAGCATTTGGTAGATACGGAGTAAACAGGAGACCGAAGTGGACTTGCCGAGTCTGCAAGACTGCAACATACTGCTCCTTCGCTCTGCTCTCACCGGGTAATCCGCTGCCATATCGCTGCCCCATGTTCCTACGCCGAGGTCAAAAGAAACGGAAGTTATAAAAtggaaagaacaaaaaaaaaaatcaaccttTTGGATATGCCCCCACGTGAAGAGATCGATGGAATCAGAGATGAATCAAACTTGGAGCAAGTGCTGAAAAGGCCTAGACTCAAAGCATCCCGATACTGATACTGCACTctaaggcttcgtttggatccaAACGCTAATAGGTGAAAGTACTTTAGCACTAGCCTATCCAAAGAAAAGAGTGCTAATGGGtagactaaactttagtcaagatttaaatttttttgcaaaaatatgAGTGCTAATTAGATGCTGAAGTTTATACTCAACTTTAGCCATCCAAATAGGCCCAAAAGCTCTAGCTCCGCTTATTGTTCTAGTAGGAAACATCAATTGTTCCATGTTATTCCCTTTGTCCTGTAATACCATTTTCATGATAGATTAAGAATGCTTTAGATTCTTGTTTAGCTGTCATTTTTCTGGTTTCAGCATGGGGGAATAATTAGTTTCCAAAACACCCTAGGATGCTTAGCGAGACTTCATCTATATCCCTAAAAGTGGGGTTATATATTTTGAAACCTTCAATGCTATATAAATCAGAACGGAGGGAGTTTTTTTTTCGATTTGTGAAAAACTATAGTTTTGCTAGTAGAATTAAATTATTCCAGGATTTTTAAAATGCTACTACGTGATAGTTTTATTAGGCTTTTAGCTATATTTTGAGTGTTGTGGTAAAAAAATTTCAACCTTTCCCAGTTACTTCTTGATCATCCTTGTTCATTTTGATCATTCTTATTTTTCAGCATCTAATCCTTCAATAGTAAAGAACAAACCATTGAATACTGGTGCAGATATCTGAAAGTTAGGACATTGCATACATGAGGACATGCACACAACAACTAAAGACCTGAAGAGTCTACAGGATGTGCTCATGTTTCCTGTGCTCCGACGCGCCCATGAGACGGACGATCATGTGGTTCCACCTCTGCTGCACGAACACAGCGAGCGCAAGCAAGACGGACGCGGCCGGCACCACCACGTCTCCGGCGTGGGAGAACACGCACCGGATGGCGTTCACGGACATGACGTTGGTAACGAGCACCACCGGCGGGCGCGGGTAGTAGTCGTACGCGCGCGGCAGCAGGCGCGCGGCGGTGACGCCCAGGTACAGGTAGTAGCCCGCCGCGAGAGGCTTGCCGTCGTGGACGCGCCACACGGCGTTGCCGATCACCTGCGGCAGCAGGAACAGGTCCTGCATCAGCCCGAGGTGCTGCTCCATGGTGAATGGTGATGGTCTGCCCGTAACGGGCGACGACGAGCACGAACAGGAGCAGGTGCGCCGCCGAGTGGTACACGAACACCTTCGCCTCGCCCGGCACGAGCccaggctccggcggcggcgaccgggccAGCACAAGCGCCCTCGACCGCCGGACCTTCTGGATGAGCTCACGGGTGAGAGCGAACGCGGCTAGGCTGAGGACCTTCACCGCCGCGTTGATGGACTGGTACGTCGGGTTCATGGTGAGCCAGTATAAGGGACCTGTggaagacggcggcggcatggaggATAGGAGGTCACGGTTCACATCGCCGACGCGGTAGGCGTCAGCAGCTAGCCTGGCCGCCGAGGAGAGTACGGGCTAGCAGTGGCGCTCGACGTCGGCGAAACGGGCGTAGTCATGTCATGTGCGTGCTCACTAGGGCGAAACGGATCGAAGGATGGTGACGCGCCGCCCAGGTAAAGCAGATGTAGGACACCAATGGACTGCAAATGTGAGCTCATAACGGCTTGCTGCAGGAGACGAATCTTTTATGTATCTGTCAATTTCAGTTGCGAGAAAATTGATGGCAAAAACTGAAGAATTTCAGGACAAATAATGACCTGGTTACTGACCTAGCTTACTAGCTAGGTAGAGACTTCTGAGTCCACCAGGTTTCTGCTTGGGctgggatggccatgaactgaACCACCAGATAGTATGCGATAAGTGACCGGGATCCAAAACTAAATACTGACCTATGATTGGTCAGTATTGTAGAATTTTCGATACTCAGATGATCCTGTCACCCCAAATCATCATGCCGAGATTCAAGCTGCCCCTGATCGATCGGCTCAACCACATGCTCCACAATCTTCAGTCAATCAGTTCGTCAGTAAACAAAGCCGATGTGAGAGAAACTTGATTACTGTGCTTAAGGATGGGTGGAGACTTCTGATTGCCTCCTGGGCCCTTAGGTCAAACAGAGACTGCTAGCTCTTTTGTTCCATATATACTTCAGATTATATCACCTGTAGCATATGGCCACGGCACCTTTTTTTGTGAGATATTATTTTGGAGAAGAGATCATCGTATGATCTGTTCAGATCCTAATGCTGATGTATGTGAACTGCtccagatctaatctaccacATGTTCAACAATTTTTCAGTCAACAAAACTGAATAAAATACAAGGTGAGATCAAAGTTTAATCAGATTTGGAACAAGAGCTGAGGGGCCCCAAATTCTTCAAGGGTCCTCAGGATCAAAGTGTAACCAAATACCAAGAATGATCGAGATAATACCAAGTTCCCTTCCCGTCTGTCACCCCCGCCTCTGCTCAGAGCCTGGTCAATACTGCCAACTGGCAACTGCCATGCTGAGCTTCCTCGCCGACCCGAAGTGGAGGCGACCaacggaagaaaaaaaaaagggggataAATATGGGCCACTTACGGCACCGGTTCCACTTGTCACAAGAAAATGAAACCGAGAATTGGAGTcattgctgctgctggagttGGAAGCACTTCCAACTCCAGCATAGACCGAAATGCGGAGAATGGGCCCATCCGGCCAAAAGGCCCGGTAAAGTATTAGGCTTTCATCAAAAATAGAATAGGATGTCGCCGGGAGGAGTCGTCCTGCGTGAGGCCCCCGACAACGCCGGGATGCCGCCGACGCTGCCGGAACTGCCAAGTCGCCAACGTCTCCGATTGACGAGCGCTTTCTCTCCAAGTTTACAATCGTTTTCTACTTCTAGTTTTAGACGCGCGTGTTGCGTTCTTCCACCTCACGTGGCTTGAAAACAGACCGCTTTTCTTCCGCTGGTCTCGCTAGActgcgtcccccccccccccccccccccccactatTTTCCACTACCAAACATGGGCGAATCTTGCCTTcttgccttcttccttccacgtGATTTGACAGAAGTCCATGACAGGAGGACTGCACGGGCTGAAATCTAGGCCGCTGCGCAGGTCAACGGGAGCGGACCGACGGAGGAGATGGGAGCAAGCAAGCGCCCGGAGAGATCGATCAGTTCGAAGGAGATCAGGGCGCACCGCTGAACACGTGAACCGTGACCGGCGACCGGCgatcggcggcgacgacgatgacTAATCATGGCGAGTGCCAAAGTGGAAGCACGCAGGCATATACAAAGTACACCCACGTGTAGGAGCATTAGGATCATACTGTATGTGAAAAATCAACAGTATTCGCATAGGAGTAGCGGTAGTGTGGAAATCAAGTGGGAACTACGGCGATTGATTGATATGATCACATATGCATTGGTACATGATACTCCATGTGGTCACATGAGAAAGCACACTCGCCTCGTTTGGTTTTTTTTCAGTTCAAGTCATAAGTCCCGTCACATCGCATGTTTACACATCGATTAGaattattaa
This window contains:
- the LOC120695565 gene encoding uncharacterized protein LOC120695565 is translated as MFPGLQFHGLLLLCLCALSSCSPFEPSQGRNGDGAHGYRRFTDVQRQCQPVLSAAVELRYHPEREAFFRQELERKLSFEKGDWRQQDAGHAPLLPFDGSDVAAGGRVLPDPQRLATFVLTHVDMERVGPTAVNVSGVLVLSIARESAGDEIRPGVRAPAASPELEILPGSTKLKIPFEVPTRSSADDGAGSSNWGRISGRSNLRPPVIADNNIMLVVRYPKWLTLTTRAVHGEMWSTNAVSDAAYFDTVRLMSKVSAYNMGYRFQSDELVAMACSPWPASDAVAVENHSGELHRGISLCEVLNRFATVAAPWQCSSTDQPCRWPGPSSEAGTAADGAGEALAVALQDVRCHPSSDADGSKYSARVSAVFRALSPREHRLTAVKRTSLDSRTLAVEGVWKATAGQACIVGCLGGGGGGGRNACRYRVCLYIPTTFSITRRSIMLGRITTINAGGGEEQTRPPLMLEQRVPSVRLWGLSDVFPFRMAYNYTKVEQAGEFLRRSGSAFNARDIVAKSLSLSYPNKDTTGGDEVTSLFRLGDELMLRFTALPDMFPSEWIERPVLFLEMLSVEQAVGPITPPSFWHGSSMAPPGVSGQPDEEPAAGSGQPQLLNVSAELRIVGKPFGFGWTTALSLEGVYNPEDGRMFLIGCRDVRFPGRNVSTSRDLEEGMDCSVEVKVEYPPTTTYRLIGSTAKVHITSTRSAGDPLHFAAVKLEALPVMYQKQWRGAGSGRVINGALCIAVLSVAVAASLSQLRYLKFHTDVAPYVSDAMLAVQFVSYGLPLITGSEALLEKVTFGSQAAKPPPSSTYAAAAGTDDELYRAMGQMSRALLLAALLLTLRIGHKVRRSRARMLARSPLEPWRVPADRKVLVYSSGAPLAAFALGVALTGQAMPVEQLVALAQDLFLLPQVIGNALWRVSCKPLAESYYLGVTAARVLAHASEYVRPPAVYPYSDQYSDEYLHMSRPVDLVVPLVAVVLALVVYAQQRWNYAIVSRMCDTQQKKLQHTL